TTGTTATCTGGGAAGGTAGCTTGCCGCTCCTTTATATAGCCAGAAAGCGTGTTCACCAAAGAGGGGTTCAAGGGTAAAATGCGCTCCTTATTGCCTTTCCCTAAAACCTTTAAGGTGCTGGAGGAAAGGTTGATGTCTGTCAGTTTGAGGTTGGTGAGTTCGGCCAAACGCATGCCAGTGCCATACAAAAGCTCCAGGATCAACTTCTCACGGTGCCCTTTAAAATCTTCTGAAAAAGAACCTTGGTCCAGGACCTGCGTGAAGGCATCTTCAGGTATGAAGGAGGGAAGCTTTTTGGCAAGTTTGGGCGCTTTAATGCGTACGGTAGGATTAGATTCTACTTCGCCGCGGCGCATTAAAAACCGGAAATAGGAGCGGAGGGAGGCAATCTTGCGGTGAATGGTACGGCTATCCAGATCCTTTTGGACTAAGGCTACCACCCAGGAGCGGATAATGGCATGATCAGCCGCCTTGATATCTTCTACCTCATACACCTCCTGCAAATAGTCTTTAAACTGCTGCAGATCGGTCTGGTAAGAGATGATGGTATGCGGGCTGAACCGCTTTTCGTACTGAAGGTATTTAAAAAATAATTCCATAAATTAAGGAAGCCGGCCTTTGTCAGACCTTTCCCCTAATTTATGGAATTACCACGTAGGTTGTATCAGTAAAGCCTAGTAGTTATCAGTTGCGAACAATTGTTGCTTGTAAACGGCTCTCTCCTTTTGCTTTCTCTTGGTAACAGAAGGCTTCTGGAAGAACGTTCTAGCGCGCAATTGCTTCAACACACCTGTTCTCTCAAATTTCTTTTTGAATCTCTTTAAGGCTTTGTCTACTGACTCGTTATCCTTTACGTTAATGATGATCATATAATAGATTGATTTTAAAGTCAATTGTTTTTAAGGATTGCAAAGATATTCACAAATCCACTGACAGTCAAGCGCTGTTGCTCAATTATTTTAATACTGCTCTTGAAATAACAAGTTTCTGAATTTCTGAAGTTCCTTCGCCTATGGTGCAAAGCTTGGAATCACGGTAATATTTCTCCGCCGGGTAGTCTTTGGTATAGCCATAACCGCCAAAAATCTGTACCCCTTCATTGGCCGCACGCACACATACTTCTGAGGCATACAGCTTCGCCATAGCAGATTCTTTGTTTACGTTCTCGCCCCGGTTCTTCATAGCGGCGGCTCGATAGGTTAAGAGGGCTGCGGCCTCAATCTCCGTGGCCATATCTGCCAGTTTAAAAGCAATGCCTTGGAACTCAGAGATGGGCTTGTTGAATTGATGACGCTCTTTTGAATACGCCAACGCCGCTTCATAAGCGCCTTGCGCAATGCCCAGGCTAAGGGCTGCAATGGAGATACGGCCTCCGTCTAGCACCTTCATGGACTGGATAAAGCCTTCGCCCACTTCCCCTAGAACGTTTGCGTGAGGTACTCTGCAGTCTTCAAAGATCAATTCAGTGGTTTCTGAGGCCCGCATGCCTAACTTGTCTTCTTTTCTGCCCGCTGAGAACCCGGCCGTTGGTTTTTCAATGACAAAAGCGGTCATGCCTCTTGAGTCTCCTACTTCACCCGTTCTGGCAATCACAACCGCTATGTTGCTGGATTTACCGTGCGTGATGAAGTTCTTGGCTCCGTTCAGTACCCAGTCATCTCCGTCTCTTACGGCCACCGTGCGCATGTTACCCGCGTCCGATCCTGTGTTAGGCTCGGTCAGGCCCCAGGCACCAATCCATTCGGCCGTGGCAAGCTTAGGCAACCATTTCTTTTTCTGCTCCTCACTGCCAAACTGCAGAATGTGGCCGGTGCACAAGGAGTTATGGGCCGCCATAGATAATCCAATGGAGCCGTCAATTTTAGATAGTTCAGCAATGGCTGTCACATACTCCAGATACCCGAAGCCTGAACCGCCATATTCTTGCGGAACCAATACCCCCATCAGACCCAGTTCTCCCAGTTGCTTGAAAACATGCACCGGGAATTCCTGGGACTCATCCCATTTCATCATGTCTGGTTTGATGGACTTTGCGCCAAAGTCACGGATCATATCAGCAATCATCTGCTGGTTTTCATTGTAGCTAAGCTGCATAGACAAAGTTGATTTTAAAGTCAATTAGGTCTTAAAATTAGATAAAATAACTTCACCAACCTAACGCATGTTAGGTTGGTGAAGTTATTAACTATTAGATTTAGAACTCTATATATAATTGAAAGGTTATACCAAACGCCTTGAAATAGCGTTGATAGAGGTTAACAGTCTTCGCTAATTTGGCGTACCCATTACTTTTAGTTTACTTTGTGGTTGGCCCTAACTGTTTTGTGGTTAGCAAATACAACTGTATATCTGCAGATTATTAATCTACTATGCCTCTATTTACCAGCATAAAGCTTTCACCAAAGTATTTTCTTTATGTTTTGCTGTTTTGGTTGAGCTCCTGTAATGTCTACAGGCAGAACATCATGTTCAGAACCGAAGGTGATGTAAATGCTGATTTGTTACGTGGGTCCATAGCCGAAGCAGGAAGAAACTACAAGATTCAGCCAAATGACATTTTAAATATCCGGATCTATACGAATAAGGGGGAGATTTTGGTGGACCCTAATAACTTCCTTCTCATGGAACTCTCCCAAAGTAGAGGGGGCTCAAGAGGGGGAGTTGGACAACAACAAATAGGGCAACAGGAGGAGCCGCAACAGTACACCGTATTGCCTAATGGCGAGGTGAAAGTGCCGATGATAGGTTTCGTTAATGTACAGGGATATACTCTTGCTCAGGCAGATAGTGCATTCCAGAGTAGATTCGAAACTTATTATAAAGATACTTATGTTTACTCTCAGGTAATTAGCCGCAGAGTGGTAGTCTTAGGCGCTACAGGAGGACGAGTAGTCCCTTTATCGCATGAGAATATAAATGTAGTGGAGGTTCTGGCATTGGCAGGAGGTATGCCAGATAATGGTAAAGCCCAAAATATTAGGCTTATCAGAGATGTTGCCTCTGGTAAGCCTATCGTACATGTCATTGATTTATCTACAATTGCCGGTTTGCAAAAAGCTAGTCTTAAGGTGCAGCCTAATGATGTGATTTATGTGGAGCCGGTAAGAAGAGTGTTCAATGAGTCACTGCGTGATGTCTTAACAGTTTTGGGAGCCGTCTCTAATGTGCTTACCTCCTATATTGTTATCAAGAATATAATTAATTAGTTTAATAGAAGTTCATGAGTGTAAAAACAGTCAATGATCTGGATGAACTGGATCATCGTATGGGTATTGGGGATGAGGATGAGGATGACGGCGGAGCAGGGATTGATTTTGTTACCTTATTACACGTTGTTCGGAGAAGTATTCCTTGGATAATACTTCTTGTTCTTCTTGGAACCTCTGGTTCTTACCTTTATTTAAGATATACCAAAAAAGTTTATGAGTCTTCTTCCACTATCAAATTAGATGAGCAGTCTGAGGCAGGTGTCCTTGGAATGGATAAAAGCGCTGGCTTAAAAGTAGAATCTGGAATTGGTAAGTTGCAGGGTGAGGTTGATCTTATCAAATCTAATATTGTATATGAACGCCTGAAGGAAAGAATGCCTTTGAAGGTAAGCTACTTTCTGAAGGCACGTGTTTTAGATGCTGAACTATACAAAGAGAGTCCATTTTCGGTTACTTTTGATACCACCAGCTTTGACCTGTTTGACCAAAAGATTTTTGTTGAATTTAAATCTCCCAGCCAATATAACATATATGTAGGGGAGGAAGGATCTCCTTCTTCCAATGCGGTCGGGAACCAGATAAGCCTTGCGGGAAGTAAGGTTACTGTTGAAGTTTCTTCAAACTTTTCTAATACTCATATAGGTGAGACCTACTATTTTATAATCCACAGCAATCAGCGGTTAAAGAATTACATTGATGAAAATCTAACCACTGCCATTCTAAATCCAGAGTCAAAAACCATCCAAATCTCTTTTAAAGATTTTAACAGGTTCAAGGCGCGTGATATTGTTGAGAATATTGATGCGGTCTATTTGCAGCAGAAACTGGAGCGAAGCAATCAAGCCAGTAGACAGACGCTCACTTTTTTAAACGATCAATTAAAGGAGACGGAAGACAGCCTTAGAAAAGCTGAGAATGAAATTGAACGGTTTGTAAGGCAAAATAAGTCTTATGACATTAAAGGCAGTCTTCAGGAAGCCCTAACCC
This Rufibacter radiotolerans DNA region includes the following protein-coding sequences:
- a CDS encoding tyrosine-type recombinase/integrase — protein: MELFFKYLQYEKRFSPHTIISYQTDLQQFKDYLQEVYEVEDIKAADHAIIRSWVVALVQKDLDSRTIHRKIASLRSYFRFLMRRGEVESNPTVRIKAPKLAKKLPSFIPEDAFTQVLDQGSFSEDFKGHREKLILELLYGTGMRLAELTNLKLTDINLSSSTLKVLGKGNKERILPLNPSLVNTLSGYIKERQATFPDNNSPFLFVTDKEAPLYPKYVYRVVKKYMSTVSTAQKNSPHVLRHSFATHLLNRGADLGAIKDLLGHASLAATQVYTHNSIEKLKAVFEKAHPKA
- the rpsU gene encoding 30S ribosomal protein S21, producing the protein MIIINVKDNESVDKALKRFKKKFERTGVLKQLRARTFFQKPSVTKRKQKERAVYKQQLFATDNY
- a CDS encoding acyl-CoA dehydrogenase, yielding MQLSYNENQQMIADMIRDFGAKSIKPDMMKWDESQEFPVHVFKQLGELGLMGVLVPQEYGGSGFGYLEYVTAIAELSKIDGSIGLSMAAHNSLCTGHILQFGSEEQKKKWLPKLATAEWIGAWGLTEPNTGSDAGNMRTVAVRDGDDWVLNGAKNFITHGKSSNIAVVIARTGEVGDSRGMTAFVIEKPTAGFSAGRKEDKLGMRASETTELIFEDCRVPHANVLGEVGEGFIQSMKVLDGGRISIAALSLGIAQGAYEAALAYSKERHQFNKPISEFQGIAFKLADMATEIEAAALLTYRAAAMKNRGENVNKESAMAKLYASEVCVRAANEGVQIFGGYGYTKDYPAEKYYRDSKLCTIGEGTSEIQKLVISRAVLK
- a CDS encoding polysaccharide biosynthesis/export family protein — translated: MPLFTSIKLSPKYFLYVLLFWLSSCNVYRQNIMFRTEGDVNADLLRGSIAEAGRNYKIQPNDILNIRIYTNKGEILVDPNNFLLMELSQSRGGSRGGVGQQQIGQQEEPQQYTVLPNGEVKVPMIGFVNVQGYTLAQADSAFQSRFETYYKDTYVYSQVISRRVVVLGATGGRVVPLSHENINVVEVLALAGGMPDNGKAQNIRLIRDVASGKPIVHVIDLSTIAGLQKASLKVQPNDVIYVEPVRRVFNESLRDVLTVLGAVSNVLTSYIVIKNIIN